Below is a genomic region from Candidatus Campbellbacteria bacterium.
CTGAATCAATTGCAGGTTATTATAATTGGGATGGGTTCTTATGGAATGCTATAAAGAAAGGTATGAGAACCAAAGAGAAAGTGTATAGGAGAGATGAAAGAGATAAATGGCAGCAGAATCAAGAAGAAGCTTATAACAAATTATTTTGGGCAATAGGAAAAACATTGTATGGCGGTTTGTTCCCAGATAAAGAAAAATATATAAACAAGAGACTAGAAATACAATTTCCTTTATTTTACAAGTTTAGTCCGATTTATGAAGAGATAAAAAGTCAAGCAGGGACAGATGCAGTAGGTTATGGACTTGATGTGACATCTGTGCGTGCAGATGCCGTAGAACAGAAAGATTTATCTCCACAACGATTATCAGAACTCGCCAAATCAGCAGAAGAGTTACTTCAAATTATTGAGTATAAAGAAGACCTTTCATCATTAATTAATAAAAAATGGACAAAAATAGAGGGACAAATAGAATTTTTAGAAAAACAGATTGAGAATAATGAGGAATCCATAAGGGGAATTGGTCTTCAAGTGTCGAGAGGCAAAATGAAGGAAACAGAAGCGGACAAAGAGAAAGAAAGATTAAGACAGCAAATTGCAGAGTATGAGAAAAGGATTATTGATTTACATGGTGATGTGTGGGAGGAGAAACAAATGGAGATATGGGAGTTTCTAAAAGGCAAATTCCCTAAGAATCTATACAAAGAATTTGAGTTAAATGTTGAAAAGGTATCTGCAAAAGAGAGAAAACTTATCACAAATCTTTCTGAACTTGAACGTATATTACAGACTAAAGAGGGAAAAGATATTTTGAGAAGGCACTTTCCAGGCAAAGATGATGCTATAGACAAAATGATTGCTTATTTTTCAAATCAAAACCAATCATGACCACCAATCTTGAAAAAATATTAGAAATTATAGAAAAGTCAGATATTTCATCTGAAAGTGTCAAAGATTTTGTTAATTCTCTGAAAAAAGTAAAAGATGAAGACCTAAAACCACTACACACCCTTTTTATGATCCATCCAAAATGGATTCTCTGGATGTCTGAAAATTTTAAAGCAAAGAAAGAAGCATTTGCAAAAAAAGACAGCAAAAAATGGGAAGAAATAATGAAAAAAGAGGAAGACCTACTCAAAAGACTTGCAGGGGAGAGCAAATAGTTTGGAATATGTGAGTCCGACCTTGCCGAGCTTGCGAGGCAAGTCAAGCGAACGGCAAAGCCGTTCGCGATAATAAAGTAGTATTATAGGATTTGGAGGGCGTGAGTCCGACCGCAACGAGCCTGCGAGTTGCGTCAAGCGACCAAGCGTAAGTGAAAGATTGGAAGGTGTGGAACTTGACCTTGCCGAGCTTGCGAGGCAAGCCAAGCGAGGCAACGAAGTTGCCGAGCGATAATAAAAAAGAAAAACTCCGTTGCTCTGGCGAGCAACGGAGAGATTAGACGGAAGGATTCAACCAAGAGCACGGTCATAACCACCAAATCGTCGAACAGCATTATATATGTCATCCCACGATCTGACGATATCAACTCCCTCCAAATACTGTTCTTCCTCAATACAAACCAAGACAGGTTTGATGGTTTTGGGACCAGTGTAACGACCAGGACATTCTTTTATTTTTTCCAGTATCGGGAGGATTTTTTCTGGACTATCATCAAAGAAGATAACAGGACCAGGTCTCTGTATGTCATCCCATTTACTATTAGAATATCCTACACCACGGATCTCCTTTATAGGAAAACCACGCTTCTTCAACATCTCTTTGGCGACAGGAATGCTTTTGTACCTTGAAGACACCACAGAAACATCAACACCCAACTCTTGGAGTTGTCTGACACACTCCAAAGCACCCTCAGCAGGCTTCAGATCCATAGCGTATTTTTCACTATAAACCATGTTCAAAAAGATAGTTGAGTAATCAGTTCCTTTTTCCCTCATCACACCTCTGAGATACTGGGATTGGTTTTCCTCCTGCTCAGGAGTCATGCAAATACCAAATTCCTCCTCCGCGACAAACGATTTCAACTTTTTAATTCCCACGAAGAGAACCCCATCAAAGTCAAAAACAGCATACATAGTCATCTCTTCGCCTCCGTTTTGAAAAGATCATTCGGCAACGACAAGTCGCCTTCAAGTATTAATGATACAACAATACCAACACAACAGCAAGGAGGGAACAAGGAGGGGAGAGACAAAAAAATAGAGCAGACACAAGGTCTGCTCTATTCAAATCACCGCTTTTTGAACACCCTGCTTTCAAAGGAAGAGATATCATTTTCTACCTTCAACAATATCTCTGATGTTTTGTCTGCACGGAGAGATTCACCCACAAAAGGAAAGAAATAATTCTTCAAACAACCCTCAGTCTCCTTAAACAAAGCAAATGCTTTGTCCAAGTTTGACCTCGCATCATCAATATCCTCTTTGTAGATTTTGTAGATATCGCAAAAAGGGTTTTTGGCATACCTTTCAATTTCGTTTAAGCGTTTTCGCAAGCTTGAAACCTTTCCACTTACAGAATCAGACCAACCCTCCAAATCCATCTTGATTGTGCGAGTCAGCGTTGGGACACGAACAGTTGTGATCAAGACACCTTCAGTTTCCATCACTTCACCTCCTTTGTTGTTCGTGGTTAAAGAACATGTCTATTTATATATTACCACCTCTACACAAAGCGTCAAGTGTGCGTTAATAAAAAAGAAAAACTCCGTT
It encodes:
- a CDS encoding HAD family hydrolase, whose product is MTMYAVFDFDGVLFVGIKKLKSFVAEEEFGICMTPEQEENQSQYLRGVMREKGTDYSTIFLNMVYSEKYAMDLKPAEGALECVRQLQELGVDVSVVSSRYKSIPVAKEMLKKRGFPIKEIRGVGYSNSKWDDIQRPGPVIFFDDSPEKILPILEKIKECPGRYTGPKTIKPVLVCIEEEQYLEGVDIVRSWDDIYNAVRRFGGYDRALG